In the genome of Bradyrhizobium arachidis, one region contains:
- a CDS encoding GFA family protein has product MTEAGKPVLTGGCQCGAVRFALTATPNKISICHCRMCQKASGAPFASFADIEKTDFAWTKGTPSAFQSSSIAMRDFCAACGTPLSFRRVDGPRIEIMTGAFDRPDHVVPTRQYGTESRLGWVVGIANLPSQTTQQNYGPEKMATIVSHQHPDHD; this is encoded by the coding sequence ATGACCGAAGCAGGCAAACCAGTTCTCACCGGCGGCTGCCAGTGCGGCGCCGTGCGCTTTGCGCTGACAGCGACGCCAAACAAGATTTCGATCTGCCACTGCCGGATGTGCCAGAAGGCCAGCGGCGCGCCGTTTGCCTCCTTCGCCGACATCGAGAAGACGGACTTTGCCTGGACCAAGGGCACGCCATCGGCTTTCCAATCCTCGTCGATCGCGATGCGCGACTTTTGTGCCGCCTGCGGCACGCCCCTGAGCTTCCGCCGCGTCGATGGCCCGCGCATCGAGATCATGACTGGCGCCTTCGACCGGCCGGACCACGTGGTGCCGACACGGCAATATGGCACCGAATCCCGGCTCGGCTGGGTGGTGGGCATCGCCAACCTGCCGAGCCAGACCACGCAGCAGAACTACGGACCGGAGAAGATGGCGACCATCGTCAGCCATCAGCATCCGGATCATGATTGA